The Pseudomonas azotoformans genome has a segment encoding these proteins:
- a CDS encoding sensor histidine kinase: MYAYLKTLIARSASRSNARRLILALCLGSLLLSLWAYSFSAALPLLVLLNLATLLVVGLQQWHSRKSIKFQPQELADRLLQVQENERHRLSRELHDDIGQLLTAAKLQSEWLKRRLPEDLQSQCTVLCNTLNETLAKVRDVSAILNPRQLASLGLEASLRAHLLKTLENTPIHWSLECQQRLTGIPEEMAVAAFRITQEAVTNMLRHAQARNLLVRLQRLPEGLSLSICDDGQGFSPAINPGLEGQRGMAGMSERIDQLGGSLSVNSQPGKGTRIDALFPWAPRALERASSPKVLE, encoded by the coding sequence ATGTACGCCTACCTCAAGACACTCATCGCAAGGTCCGCGTCCCGCAGCAATGCACGCCGTCTGATCCTCGCCCTGTGCCTTGGCTCGCTGCTGCTGAGCCTGTGGGCCTACAGTTTCTCCGCCGCCTTGCCGTTGCTGGTGCTGCTCAACCTGGCCACGCTGCTGGTGGTTGGCCTGCAACAGTGGCACTCGCGCAAATCCATCAAGTTCCAGCCTCAGGAACTGGCCGATCGCCTGTTGCAAGTGCAGGAAAACGAACGCCACCGCCTGAGCCGTGAGCTGCATGACGATATCGGCCAACTGCTCACCGCCGCCAAGCTGCAAAGCGAATGGCTCAAGCGCCGCCTGCCCGAAGACCTGCAAAGCCAGTGCACAGTGCTGTGCAACACCCTGAATGAAACCCTGGCCAAGGTGCGTGACGTCTCGGCCATCCTCAACCCTCGCCAGCTGGCCAGCCTGGGCCTGGAAGCCAGCCTGCGCGCGCACCTGCTCAAGACCCTGGAAAACACCCCGATTCACTGGAGCCTGGAATGCCAACAGCGGCTGACCGGCATCCCGGAAGAAATGGCCGTTGCGGCCTTTCGCATCACCCAGGAAGCGGTGACCAACATGCTACGCCACGCCCAGGCGCGCAATCTGTTGGTACGCCTGCAACGCCTGCCCGAGGGCCTGTCGCTGAGTATCTGCGATGACGGCCAGGGTTTTTCGCCGGCCATCAACCCGGGCCTGGAAGGCCAGCGGGGCATGGCCGGCATGTCAGAGCGGATTGATCAGCTTGGCGGTTCGTTATCCGTCAACAGCCAACCAGGCAAAGGGACACGGATCGACGCGCTTTTCCCCTGGGCGCCACGCGCCCTCGAACGGGCCAGTTCCCCTAAGGTTCTCGAGTGA
- a CDS encoding response regulator transcription factor: protein MTCTLLLVDDHALIRAGVRALVQDIPGYTVVGEASDGAQLLEQFSALLPDIVLLDLSMKHTGGLDALQQLKRAYPKSRVLILSMHTDPELIMCALESGAHGYLLKDTTANELEHALLALRNNERYLSPAIAHTVINQALVRSQGPTTPAGHSHNLTARQLEILRLIVRGKSTREIAHGLGLSIKTVEAHRSQIMKRLQIFDVAGLVLFAVREQIISLDD from the coding sequence GTGACCTGCACATTACTCCTGGTGGATGACCATGCACTGATCCGGGCCGGCGTACGCGCGCTGGTCCAGGACATTCCCGGCTACACGGTGGTCGGTGAGGCCAGCGATGGCGCACAGTTGCTGGAGCAGTTCAGCGCCCTGCTGCCCGATATCGTGCTGTTGGACCTGTCGATGAAACACACCGGCGGCCTGGATGCCCTGCAGCAACTCAAGCGCGCCTACCCCAAGAGTCGCGTGCTGATCCTGTCGATGCACACCGACCCGGAACTGATCATGTGCGCGCTGGAGTCCGGCGCCCATGGCTACCTGCTCAAGGACACCACCGCCAACGAGCTGGAACATGCGCTGCTGGCCCTGCGCAACAACGAGCGCTACCTGAGCCCGGCGATTGCCCACACCGTGATCAACCAGGCGCTGGTACGCAGCCAGGGCCCCACTACCCCGGCTGGCCACAGCCACAACCTTACGGCTCGGCAGTTGGAGATCCTGCGGTTGATTGTGCGCGGCAAGTCCACCCGGGAAATCGCCCACGGCTTGGGCTTGAGCATCAAGACCGTGGAAGCTCACCGCTCGCAGATCATGAAACGCCTGCAGATTTTCGACGTGGCCGGCCTGGTGTTATTCGCGGTGCGCGAGCAGATCATCAGCCTGGACGACTAA
- the yegS gene encoding lipid kinase YegS: protein MTTPKALLILHGKQALNEDVRSAVQARRKQGGELAVRVTWEGGDAQRLVNEALADGYTHIIAGGGDGTLRDVAEAMAQAKTDASLVLMPLGTANDFAKAAGVPLEPAQALALLDVPPRAIDLGQVGGQIFLNMATGGFGSQVTANTSEDLKKVLGGAAYLFTGLTRFSELKAAYAELDGPDFHWKGELLALGIGNGRQAGGGHELCPGAMADDGLLDVSILPAPQEVVGTLRELMNNGWGLDTMFVRARLPWVNIKVAQGLYINLDGEPLEGDDLHFEALPKALRVHLPVDSPLVVQADDLLAHRE, encoded by the coding sequence ATGACCACCCCCAAAGCCCTGTTGATCCTCCACGGCAAGCAAGCCCTCAACGAGGACGTACGCTCTGCCGTGCAGGCCCGACGCAAGCAGGGCGGCGAGTTGGCGGTGCGGGTCACATGGGAAGGCGGCGATGCCCAACGCCTGGTCAACGAAGCCCTGGCAGACGGCTACACCCATATCATCGCCGGCGGCGGCGACGGCACCTTGCGCGACGTCGCCGAAGCCATGGCCCAGGCCAAGACCGACGCCAGCCTGGTGCTGATGCCACTGGGCACCGCCAACGACTTCGCCAAGGCCGCCGGCGTGCCGCTCGAACCCGCCCAGGCGCTGGCGCTGCTGGATGTACCGCCAAGGGCCATCGACCTCGGCCAGGTCGGCGGGCAAATCTTCCTCAACATGGCCACCGGCGGTTTCGGCAGCCAAGTCACCGCCAACACCTCCGAAGATTTGAAGAAAGTCCTCGGCGGCGCCGCCTACCTGTTCACCGGCTTGACCCGTTTCAGCGAGCTGAAGGCTGCCTACGCCGAACTCGATGGCCCCGATTTCCACTGGAAAGGCGAGCTGCTCGCCCTGGGCATCGGCAACGGTCGCCAAGCGGGCGGCGGCCATGAGCTATGCCCCGGCGCCATGGCCGATGACGGCTTGCTGGATGTCAGCATCCTGCCCGCGCCCCAGGAGGTGGTCGGTACCTTGCGTGAGTTGATGAACAACGGCTGGGGCCTGGACACCATGTTCGTCCGGGCGCGCCTGCCGTGGGTGAATATCAAGGTCGCACAGGGCCTGTACATCAACCTGGATGGCGAACCGCTGGAGGGTGATGACCTGCACTTCGAGGCCCTGCCCAAGGCCTTGCGCGTGCACCTGCCGGTGGATTCGCCGTTAGTCGTCCAGGCTGATGATCTGCTCGCGCACCGCGAATAA
- a CDS encoding IS3 family transposase, with amino-acid sequence MRYAFVARERTHFPVRLLCRVMEVSVSGFHGYLKRQKRPDPDVAIRLEIRAIHRASRGTYGRPRMVKALHNRSYAIGHKRVARLMREEMLRGKIKARFKHSTDNRYIQPISDNVLKRRFSVTSPAPAWVGDITYISTRQGWLYLAVVLSIQTRQVLGYSLSDRMPEGLVQQAFMNAWTRAPVDHGVIFHSDRGRQYTGSGFRSMIAERGFVQSMSRKGNCWDNAVAESFFATLKKEEAIGVYPSKAQAHASIASYIHGFYNAARLHSALGYSSPNDYAKQLKQTA; translated from the coding sequence CTGAGATACGCCTTTGTCGCCCGTGAACGGACTCACTTTCCAGTCAGGCTGTTATGTCGAGTGATGGAGGTCTCGGTGTCGGGCTTTCACGGCTATTTGAAGCGTCAGAAACGTCCTGATCCAGATGTGGCGATTCGCTTGGAAATTCGCGCGATTCATCGGGCAAGCCGAGGCACTTATGGGCGTCCACGCATGGTTAAGGCGCTTCATAACCGCTCGTACGCGATAGGGCACAAGCGAGTAGCTCGTCTGATGAGAGAGGAAATGCTGCGAGGAAAAATCAAAGCCCGCTTCAAACACTCGACGGATAACCGGTATATCCAACCTATTTCTGACAACGTGTTAAAACGACGCTTTTCCGTGACAAGCCCAGCACCCGCCTGGGTGGGGGATATCACGTATATTTCGACCCGCCAGGGTTGGTTGTACTTGGCTGTGGTGTTGAGTATCCAGACCCGGCAGGTGCTGGGTTACAGCCTGTCGGATCGTATGCCCGAGGGCTTGGTACAACAGGCGTTCATGAACGCCTGGACCAGAGCGCCCGTGGATCACGGTGTGATTTTTCACTCTGATCGAGGCCGACAATACACCGGTAGCGGTTTTCGTAGCATGATCGCGGAAAGAGGCTTCGTGCAAAGCATGAGCCGTAAGGGGAATTGCTGGGATAACGCCGTGGCAGAGAGCTTTTTTGCCACACTCAAGAAGGAAGAAGCCATCGGTGTGTATCCCAGCAAAGCACAGGCCCATGCATCAATCGCAAGCTACATCCATGGGTTTTACAACGCGGCACGGCTGCACTCGGCGCTGGGATACAGCTCACCTAATGACTACGCAAAGCAACTGAAGCAAACTGCTTAA
- a CDS encoding transposase, translating to MAQQTRRSYTDDFKAQAVTLAESIGRGEAARQLDISVKTLGNWLDAARNGRPLSSPARHPVSDLESELARLRAENATLKMEREILKKATAFFAKESN from the coding sequence ATGGCACAGCAAACTCGCCGCAGTTACACCGACGACTTCAAAGCTCAGGCAGTGACACTCGCTGAAAGCATTGGTCGAGGAGAAGCTGCCCGACAGTTGGATATCTCGGTCAAAACCTTAGGTAATTGGCTGGACGCCGCACGCAACGGGCGTCCTCTCAGTTCTCCTGCCCGGCATCCGGTCTCTGACCTGGAAAGCGAGCTGGCTCGGCTTCGAGCTGAAAATGCCACGCTCAAAATGGAGCGAGAAATCCTAAAAAAAGCGACGGCGTTCTTTGCCAAAGAGTCCAACTGA
- a CDS encoding DUF2802 domain-containing protein has product MFLEAAVIVLALLWAGTLAFLLRYVRQQRELLLQQAERDAVRDRRMLELVKRVDHFQQSAVKVGDEVHELRAILAPLPDKLAQIEQRDPSSLSFAQAAKLVGMGATVDELTQSCGLTQAEAQLMSKLHKS; this is encoded by the coding sequence TTGTTCCTTGAGGCCGCGGTGATTGTCCTGGCCCTGCTGTGGGCTGGGACTTTGGCATTTCTGTTGCGCTATGTGCGTCAGCAGCGTGAACTGTTGTTGCAGCAGGCTGAGCGTGATGCTGTGCGTGATCGGCGGATGCTGGAGTTGGTGAAGCGGGTTGATCACTTTCAGCAGAGTGCGGTGAAGGTCGGGGACGAGGTGCATGAATTGCGCGCGATTCTTGCGCCGTTGCCTGACAAACTGGCGCAGATTGAGCAGCGGGATCCTTCGAGTCTTTCGTTTGCCCAGGCTGCCAAGCTGGTGGGGATGGGGGCTACGGTGGATGAGTTGACGCAGTCTTGTGGGTTGACTCAGGCTGAGGCGCAACTGATGAGTAAGTTGCATAAGAGTTGA
- a CDS encoding chemotaxis protein CheW → MNKSASAQGLDDPILQWVTFKLDNESYGINVMRVQEVLRYTEIAPVPGAPSYVLGIINLRGNVVTVIDTRQRFGLVPTEVNDNTRIVIIEADKQVVGIMVDSVAEVVYLRQSEVETAPNVGNEESAKFIQGVCNKNGELLILVELDKMMSEEEWSELESI, encoded by the coding sequence ATGAACAAGTCAGCGTCCGCACAAGGTTTGGATGATCCGATCCTGCAATGGGTGACCTTCAAACTGGACAACGAGTCCTACGGCATTAACGTGATGCGCGTGCAGGAAGTGCTGCGCTACACCGAGATCGCCCCGGTGCCGGGTGCGCCGAGCTACGTGCTGGGCATCATCAACCTGCGCGGCAACGTGGTGACGGTGATCGACACCCGCCAGCGTTTCGGCCTGGTGCCGACTGAAGTCAATGACAACACGCGTATCGTGATCATCGAGGCCGACAAGCAAGTGGTCGGGATCATGGTCGACAGCGTGGCCGAAGTGGTCTACCTGCGCCAATCGGAAGTGGAAACCGCGCCGAACGTGGGTAACGAAGAGTCCGCCAAGTTCATCCAGGGCGTGTGCAACAAGAACGGCGAGCTGCTGATTCTGGTTGAGCTGGACAAGATGATGAGCGAAGAAGAATGGTCGGAACTGGAGAGCATCTGA
- a CDS encoding CheW domain-containing protein: MNRPVELKTRPQLALESYLDALLQDATAEDLPEPILVLEPAVEPEAALDEFQLAVLEEQARDAQVVVPITPVVVAPVVVAPAPVVVEPVVEVHLPPSITPPPVTGDGRPSWAAEPFECLLFDVAGLTLAVPLVCLGSIYSLEGQELTPLFGQPEWFLGILPSQAGNLKVLDTARWVMPDRYRDDFRQGLQYVISVQGYEWGLAVHQVSRSLRLDPNEIKWRSHRGQRPWLAGTVIEHMCALLDVAELAELIASGAVKSMPLNKHS; the protein is encoded by the coding sequence ATGAACCGTCCTGTCGAACTCAAGACCCGGCCGCAACTGGCGCTGGAATCCTACCTGGATGCCCTGCTGCAAGATGCGACCGCCGAAGATTTGCCGGAGCCGATCCTGGTGCTGGAACCGGCTGTTGAACCCGAAGCCGCGCTGGATGAATTCCAGTTGGCGGTGCTGGAAGAACAAGCCCGTGATGCGCAGGTCGTAGTGCCGATTACGCCGGTAGTGGTGGCGCCTGTGGTGGTTGCCCCTGCTCCTGTCGTGGTCGAGCCGGTGGTGGAAGTGCATTTGCCGCCGAGCATCACGCCGCCGCCGGTGACCGGTGATGGCCGCCCAAGCTGGGCTGCCGAACCGTTCGAATGCCTGCTGTTCGACGTCGCCGGCTTGACCCTGGCGGTGCCGCTGGTGTGCCTGGGCTCGATCTATTCGCTGGAAGGCCAGGAGCTGACGCCGTTGTTCGGGCAACCGGAGTGGTTCCTCGGCATCCTGCCCAGCCAGGCCGGTAACCTCAAAGTGCTGGATACCGCACGCTGGGTCATGCCCGACCGCTACCGCGATGACTTCCGCCAGGGCCTGCAATACGTGATCTCGGTGCAGGGCTACGAGTGGGGGCTGGCGGTGCATCAAGTCAGCCGCTCGTTGCGCCTGGACCCGAACGAAATCAAATGGCGCAGCCACCGCGGCCAACGGCCTTGGCTGGCAGGCACCGTGATCGAGCACATGTGCGCGTTGCTCGACGTCGCCGAACTGGCCGAGTTGATCGCCAGCGGTGCCGTCAAGTCGATGCCACTGAACAAACACAGTTGA
- a CDS encoding ParA family protein, with protein sequence MRVWAVANQKGGVGKTTTSIALAGLLAEAGKRVVVVDLDPHGSMTSYFGYDPDALEHSNYDLFLHKGSVPADLPGQLLLPTSNESISLLPSSTALATLERQSPGQSGLGLVIAKTLAQLWQDFDYAIIDSPPLLGVLMVNALAASQQLVIPVQTEHLAVKGLERMVSTLAMINRSRKQALPFSIVPTLFDRRTQASLGTLRVLRDAYPDTIWNGYIPVDTRLRDASRAGLAPSQFDGKSRGVLAYRALLKHLLSQQLVAQVA encoded by the coding sequence ATGAGAGTCTGGGCAGTTGCCAATCAAAAAGGTGGGGTCGGCAAGACCACCACTTCCATCGCCTTAGCCGGCTTGCTGGCCGAGGCGGGCAAGCGCGTGGTCGTGGTGGACCTGGACCCGCACGGCTCCATGACCAGCTATTTCGGCTACGACCCGGACGCGCTGGAGCACAGCAACTACGACCTGTTCCTGCACAAGGGCAGCGTACCGGCTGATCTGCCGGGGCAACTGCTGCTGCCTACCAGCAACGAAAGCATTTCCCTGCTGCCGTCCAGCACCGCCCTGGCCACCCTTGAGCGTCAGTCGCCGGGGCAGAGCGGGTTGGGCTTGGTGATCGCCAAGACCCTGGCGCAACTGTGGCAGGACTTCGACTACGCAATCATCGACAGCCCGCCGTTGCTGGGCGTGTTGATGGTCAACGCCTTGGCGGCGAGCCAGCAGTTGGTGATCCCGGTGCAGACCGAACACCTGGCCGTCAAAGGCCTGGAGCGCATGGTCAGCACCCTGGCGATGATCAACCGTTCGCGCAAACAAGCGCTGCCGTTCAGCATCGTGCCGACCCTGTTCGACCGCCGCACCCAAGCGTCCCTTGGCACCCTGCGCGTGCTGCGCGATGCCTACCCGGACACCATCTGGAACGGCTACATCCCGGTGGACACGCGCCTGCGTGACGCCAGCCGCGCGGGCCTTGCGCCGTCGCAGTTCGATGGCAAGAGCCGTGGCGTACTCGCCTACCGCGCGCTGCTCAAGCACCTGTTGTCGCAACAGCTTGTGGCGCAGGTGGCGTGA
- the motD gene encoding flagellar motor protein MotD — protein MSRRRREPEEHVNHERWLVSYADFITLLFAFFVVMYSISSINEGKYKVISQALIGVFNDADRSLKPIPIGEERPKTVTPAKPLVNDSDETAAGVGGTSDPLKSIADDISAAFGDLISSNQMTVRGNELWVEIELNSSLLFASADAMPSDQAFTIIDKVAAILRPFENPIHVEGFTDNFPISTAQYPTNWELSSARAASIVRMLAMQGVNPGRLASVGYGEFQPVANNATVEGRAKNRRVVLVVSRNLDVRRSLTGTGTANAAPDAALKRAGTQTAPPPVKPPVRQSAVNSPSPAQ, from the coding sequence GTGAGCCGTCGCCGTCGCGAGCCTGAAGAACACGTCAACCACGAGCGGTGGTTGGTGTCCTACGCGGACTTCATCACCTTGCTGTTCGCGTTTTTCGTGGTGATGTACTCCATCTCGTCGATCAACGAAGGCAAGTACAAGGTTATTTCCCAGGCGTTGATCGGCGTGTTCAACGACGCCGACCGCTCGCTCAAGCCGATTCCCATCGGTGAAGAGCGGCCCAAGACCGTGACCCCAGCCAAGCCGCTGGTCAACGACAGCGACGAAACCGCTGCCGGCGTGGGCGGTACCAGCGATCCGCTGAAAAGCATCGCCGATGACATCAGCGCGGCGTTTGGCGACCTGATCAGCTCCAACCAGATGACCGTGCGCGGCAACGAGTTGTGGGTGGAGATCGAGCTCAATTCCAGCCTGCTGTTCGCCAGTGCCGATGCGATGCCCAGCGACCAGGCGTTCACCATTATCGACAAGGTGGCGGCGATTCTGCGGCCGTTCGAGAACCCGATCCATGTCGAAGGCTTTACCGACAATTTTCCGATCAGCACGGCGCAGTACCCGACCAACTGGGAACTGTCGTCAGCGCGTGCCGCGAGCATCGTGCGCATGCTGGCGATGCAGGGCGTGAACCCAGGTCGCCTGGCGTCGGTAGGCTATGGCGAGTTCCAGCCGGTGGCCAATAACGCCACCGTAGAGGGCCGCGCAAAGAACCGCCGGGTGGTGTTGGTGGTGTCGCGCAACCTGGATGTGCGCCGCAGCCTGACCGGCACCGGCACCGCCAATGCAGCACCGGATGCCGCCTTGAAGCGGGCTGGCACACAAACTGCACCGCCCCCTGTAAAACCGCCGGTTCGTCAGAGCGCCGTCAATTCTCCGTCGCCGGCTCAATAA
- a CDS encoding flagellar motor protein, which produces MDVLSLIGIIMAFVAIIGGNYLEGGHLGALANGPAALIVIGGTVGAALLQSPMSSFKRAMQILIWIIFPPRVDLPGGIDRVVNWSLTARKEGLLGLEGVADAEPDSYARKGLQLLVDGAEPEAIRSILEVDFYTQESRDINAAKVYESMGGYAPTIGIIGAVMGLIHVMGNLADPSQLGSGIAVAFVATIYGVASANLVLLPVASKLKSIAMRQSRYREMLLEGILSIAEGENPRSIELKLQGFMD; this is translated from the coding sequence ATGGATGTCTTGAGCCTGATCGGTATCATCATGGCGTTTGTCGCGATCATTGGCGGCAACTACCTCGAAGGCGGTCACCTCGGCGCCCTGGCCAACGGTCCGGCCGCGTTGATCGTGATCGGCGGCACCGTGGGCGCGGCATTGTTGCAGTCGCCCATGAGCTCGTTCAAGCGCGCCATGCAGATCCTTATCTGGATCATTTTTCCGCCGCGTGTCGACTTGCCGGGTGGCATCGACCGTGTGGTCAACTGGAGCCTCACCGCGCGCAAGGAAGGCCTGCTGGGCCTGGAAGGCGTGGCCGATGCGGAACCCGACAGCTACGCACGCAAAGGCCTGCAATTGCTGGTCGATGGTGCCGAACCGGAAGCGATCCGCAGCATCCTTGAAGTGGATTTCTACACCCAGGAAAGCCGCGACATCAACGCCGCCAAAGTCTACGAAAGCATGGGCGGCTACGCGCCGACCATCGGCATCATCGGTGCGGTGATGGGCCTGATCCACGTCATGGGCAACCTGGCCGACCCTTCGCAACTGGGCAGCGGTATTGCCGTGGCGTTTGTCGCCACTATCTATGGCGTGGCCAGTGCCAACCTGGTGTTGTTGCCGGTGGCGAGCAAACTCAAGTCGATTGCCATGCGCCAGTCGCGTTACCGCGAGATGTTGCTCGAAGGCATCTTGTCGATTGCCGAGGGCGAGAACCCGCGCTCCATCGAATTGAAGCTCCAGGGCTTCATGGATTGA
- a CDS encoding protein-glutamate methylesterase/protein-glutamine glutaminase: protein MAVKVLVVDDSGFFRRRVSEILSADPTIQVVGTATNGKEAIDQAIALKPDVITMDYEMPMMDGITAVRHIMQRCPTPVLMFSSLTHEGARVTLDALDAGAVDFLPKNFEDISRNPEKVKQLLCEKVHSISRSNRRSLFSAPAPTPAPVAAPAAPTSSFARPAPAPVVRPAVAPVRAAAPAAAHSPAPKRKAYKLVAIGTSTGGPVALQRVLTQLPANFPAPIVLIQHMPAAFTKAFAERLDKLCRISVKEAEDGDILRPGLALLAPGGKQMMVDGRGAIKILPGDERLNYKPCVDITFGSAAKSYGDKVLAVVLTGMGADGREGARLLKQGGSAIWAQDEASCVIYGMPMAIVKADLADAVYSLDDIGKHLVEACL, encoded by the coding sequence ATGGCAGTCAAGGTCCTGGTGGTGGACGATTCGGGTTTCTTCCGCCGCCGCGTCTCGGAAATTCTTTCCGCCGATCCAACGATCCAGGTGGTCGGCACGGCCACCAACGGCAAAGAGGCGATTGATCAAGCCATTGCGTTGAAACCGGACGTGATCACCATGGACTACGAGATGCCGATGATGGATGGCATCACCGCAGTCCGGCATATCATGCAACGCTGCCCGACCCCGGTATTGATGTTCTCCTCGCTGACGCACGAAGGCGCCCGGGTCACCCTGGATGCGCTGGACGCTGGTGCGGTGGACTTCCTGCCGAAGAATTTCGAAGACATCTCGCGCAATCCCGAGAAGGTCAAGCAACTGCTGTGCGAGAAAGTGCACAGCATTTCGCGCAGCAACCGTCGCAGCTTGTTCAGCGCGCCCGCGCCGACGCCTGCACCGGTTGCGGCACCGGCTGCGCCGACGTCATCGTTTGCTCGCCCAGCGCCTGCGCCGGTTGTACGGCCTGCCGTCGCACCGGTTCGCGCCGCTGCGCCTGCGGCTGCCCATTCGCCCGCGCCGAAACGCAAAGCCTACAAGCTGGTGGCTATCGGCACCTCCACCGGCGGCCCGGTGGCCCTGCAACGCGTATTGACCCAACTGCCGGCCAACTTCCCGGCGCCGATCGTGTTGATCCAGCACATGCCCGCAGCCTTCACCAAAGCGTTCGCCGAGCGCCTGGACAAGCTGTGCCGCATCAGCGTCAAGGAAGCCGAGGATGGCGACATCCTGCGTCCGGGCCTGGCGTTGCTGGCGCCGGGTGGCAAGCAGATGATGGTGGACGGCCGTGGCGCGATCAAAATCCTGCCGGGCGATGAGCGCCTGAACTACAAGCCGTGCGTGGATATCACTTTCGGTTCGGCGGCCAAGTCCTACGGCGACAAAGTTCTGGCGGTGGTGCTCACCGGCATGGGCGCCGACGGCCGTGAAGGCGCGCGCCTGCTCAAGCAGGGCGGCAGCGCCATCTGGGCCCAGGACGAAGCCAGCTGCGTGATCTATGGCATGCCCATGGCCATCGTCAAGGCCGATCTGGCCGACGCCGTCTACAGCCTGGACGACATCGGCAAGCATCTGGTGGAGGCCTGCCTCTAA